A genome region from Choloepus didactylus isolate mChoDid1 chromosome 14, mChoDid1.pri, whole genome shotgun sequence includes the following:
- the CTHRC1 gene encoding collagen triple helix repeat-containing protein 1, protein MRPQGRVAASRQRLFGLMLLLLLLLQLPALSSGSETPKGKQKSLLRQREVVDLYNGMCLQGPAGVPGRDGNPGANGIPGTPGIPGRDGFKGEKGECLRESFEESWTPNYKQCSWSSLNYGIDLGKIAECTFTKMRSNSALRVLFSGSLRLKCRNACCQRWYFTFNGAECSGPLPIEAIIYLDQGSPELNSTINIHRTSSVEGLCEGIGAGLVDVAIWVGTCSDYPKGDASTGWNSVSRIIIEELPK, encoded by the exons ATGCGCCCCCAGGGCCGGGTCGCCGCCTCCCGGCAGCGGCTTTTCGGCCtcatgctgctgctgctgctgctgctgcagctgccGGCGCTGTCGAGCGGCTCCGAGACCCCCAAGGGGAAGCAAAAGTCGCTGCTCCGGCAGAGGGAGGTGGTGGACCTG TACAATGGAATGTGCTTACAAGGGCCTGCAGGGGTGCCTGGGCGAGACGGGAACCCTGGGGCCAATGGTATTCCTGGTACCCCTGGGATCCCAGGTCGGGATGGATTcaaaggagaaaagggagaatgCCTGAGGGAAAGTTTTGAGGAGTCCTGGACACCCAACTACAAGCAGTGTTCATGGAGTTCACTGAATTATGGCATAGATCTTGGGAAAATTGCG GAGTGTACATTTACAAAGATGCGTTCCAATAGTGctctaagagttttatttagTGGCTCACTTCGGCTAAAATGCAGAAATGCATGCTGTCAGCGGTGGTATTTCACGTTCAACGGAGCTGAATGTTCAGGGCCTCTTCCAATTGAAGCCATAATTTATTTGGATCAAGGAAGCCCAGAACTGAATTCAACAATTAACATTCATCGTACTTCGTCCG TGGAAGGACTCTGTGAAGGAATTGGTGCTGGATTAGTGGATGTTGCTATTTGGGTTGGTACTTGTTCAGATTACCCAAAAGGAGATGCTTCTACTGGATGGAATTCAGTATCTCGCATAATTATTGAAGAACTGccaaaataa